In the Streptomyces sp. 3214.6 genome, TTGGCCTGGGCGAAGTCCTTCAGCGCCTGCTGCTGCACGTCCGCGTTCCCGGCACCCAGCCACTCGTTGTCGCGCCGGGCCTCGGTGAGCTGACGGCACTGCTCCGCGAAACCGGGCGCGGACCTGCGACCCTTCCGCCAGTGCGCATGCTGCTCCACGGCAAGATTCCAGACGTACCTGGCGTGCGCGCAGTGCAGCAGCATCTGCCGCTCCTGCTCGCCCGTCGGGTACATCCGAAACCGTGCCATGCCGTGAACGTAGACCACACGTTCCCCGTCCGCGCACCTCATCGATCACTGTCACCCGTGCGAGTGACAGCCCCGGCCGGCCGCCGGCGCCAGGACCCTCGACTCCCCGGCGTCAACGCGGCGAGCGGGTTCAGCAGTTGGCGAGGTAGCTCGTCAGGGCGCTCTTCTCGGCGGAGTCGACCGAGAGGTCGTAGTAGTACTTCACCTGCACCCAGGCGCGGACGTACGTGCAGCGGTACGAGGTGAGCGACGGCATCCACTCGGCCGGGTCCTGGTCGCTCTTCTGCTGGTTCACGTTGTCCGTGACGGCGATCAGCTGCGGGCGGGTGACGTCGTTGGCGAAGGCCTGGCGCTGGGCGGTGGTCCAGTTGCGGGCGCCGGAGTCCCAGGCCTCGGCGAGCGGGACGAGGTGGTCGATGTCGAGGTCCGAGGCGGCGGTCCAGGTGGCGCCGTCGTAGGGGGAGTACCAGCTGCCGCTGGTGGCGGTGCAGGCGGAGTTGGTGACGACGTTCGTACCGTCCCGCTTGAGGATGTACTCACGGGTGTTGCAGGTGCCGCTGATGGTGATCCAGGTCGGGAACAGGTCCCGGCTGTAGCCGGTCCTGACCTCGCTCGCGACGGTGAGGGAGGCGAGGTAGCTGCGCGCGGTGGCGGCGCTGACCGGGGTGGGGAGAGCGGCGGAGGCGGTCGGGGAGGTGAACAGCCCGACCGAGGCTATGAGGCCCGTGAGGGCGGCGAGTATGCTCAGCCGTCCACGCGCGTAGAACTTCGACATGCGAACTCCCTTGGGGAGGCGGGGGTGTTGGAGCGCGAGCGTTGGAATGCTCGCCGTGTCGCATTGCGGGGAGGTGTGCGTCCGGTTAGAAGTTAGTGACGTGCTCATGACACGACAAGGTTTATCGCAGAACGATCTCGTACAATGGGATGCGCAGAAGGGGAGTAGCTCTTCGCCGGACCGTCGACATACTGCTCAGCTCGTCTGAGCCGGCGCCCGGAGGC is a window encoding:
- a CDS encoding HNH endonuclease family protein, which encodes MSKFYARGRLSILAALTGLIASVGLFTSPTASAALPTPVSAATARSYLASLTVASEVRTGYSRDLFPTWITISGTCNTREYILKRDGTNVVTNSACTATSGSWYSPYDGATWTAASDLDIDHLVPLAEAWDSGARNWTTAQRQAFANDVTRPQLIAVTDNVNQQKSDQDPAEWMPSLTSYRCTYVRAWVQVKYYYDLSVDSAEKSALTSYLANC